From the genome of Callithrix jacchus isolate 240 chromosome 7, calJac240_pri, whole genome shotgun sequence, one region includes:
- the TMEM234 gene encoding transmembrane protein 234 isoform X4 has protein sequence MAASLGQVLALVLVAALWGGTQPLLKRASAGLQRIHEPTWARQLLQEMKTLFLNIEYLMPFLLNQCGSLLYYLTLASTGAVAGMVLTVTGISLCITSSCQLCVWAFCSHGHPQQYQGPTYVTIKGQLRRA, from the exons ATGGCGGCGTCTCTGG GGCAGGTGCTGGCTCTGGTGCTGGTGGCCGCTCTGTGGGGTGGCACGCAGCCGCTGCTGAAGCGAGCCTCTGCAGGCCTGCAGCGGATTCATGAGCCGACCTGGGCCCGACAGTTGCTACAGGAGATGAAGACCCTCTTCTTGAATATTGAG TACCTGATGCCCTTTCTCCTCAACCAGTGTGGCTCTCTTCTCTATTACCTCACCTTGGCATCGACAG GAGCAGTCGCTGGCATGGTGCTCACCGTGACAGGAATTTCACTCTGCATCACAAGCTCA tgcCAGCTTTGTGTCTGGGCATTCTGCTCCCATGGACATCCCCAACAATATCAAGGACCAACCTATGTCACTATCAAAGGGCAGCTGAGAAGGGCCTGA
- the TMEM234 gene encoding transmembrane protein 234 isoform X1: MAASLGQVLALVLVAALWGGTQPLLKRASAGLQRIHEPTWARQLLQEMKTLFLNIEYLMPFLLNQCGSLLYYLTLASTDLTLAVPICNSLAIIFTLIVGKALGEDIGGKRAVAGMVLTVTGISLCITSSCQLCVWAFCSHGHPQQYQGPTYVTIKGQLRRA, encoded by the exons ATGGCGGCGTCTCTGG GGCAGGTGCTGGCTCTGGTGCTGGTGGCCGCTCTGTGGGGTGGCACGCAGCCGCTGCTGAAGCGAGCCTCTGCAGGCCTGCAGCGGATTCATGAGCCGACCTGGGCCCGACAGTTGCTACAGGAGATGAAGACCCTCTTCTTGAATATTGAG TACCTGATGCCCTTTCTCCTCAACCAGTGTGGCTCTCTTCTCTATTACCTCACCTTGGCATCGACAG ATCTGACCCTAGCTGTACCCATCTGTAATTCTCTGGCCATCATCTTCACACTGATTGTTGGGAAGGCCCTTGGAGAAGATATTGGTGGAAAAC GAGCAGTCGCTGGCATGGTGCTCACCGTGACAGGAATTTCACTCTGCATCACAAGCTCA tgcCAGCTTTGTGTCTGGGCATTCTGCTCCCATGGACATCCCCAACAATATCAAGGACCAACCTATGTCACTATCAAAGGGCAGCTGAGAAGGGCCTGA
- the TMEM234 gene encoding transmembrane protein 234 isoform X3 — MAASLGQVLALVLVAALWGGTQPLLKRASAGLQRIHEPTWARQLLQEMKTLFLNIEYLMPFLLNQCGSLLYYLTLASTDLTLAVPICNSLAIIFTLIVGKALGEDIGGKRAVAGMVLTVTGISLCITSSVAAVSPSAT; from the exons ATGGCGGCGTCTCTGG GGCAGGTGCTGGCTCTGGTGCTGGTGGCCGCTCTGTGGGGTGGCACGCAGCCGCTGCTGAAGCGAGCCTCTGCAGGCCTGCAGCGGATTCATGAGCCGACCTGGGCCCGACAGTTGCTACAGGAGATGAAGACCCTCTTCTTGAATATTGAG TACCTGATGCCCTTTCTCCTCAACCAGTGTGGCTCTCTTCTCTATTACCTCACCTTGGCATCGACAG ATCTGACCCTAGCTGTACCCATCTGTAATTCTCTGGCCATCATCTTCACACTGATTGTTGGGAAGGCCCTTGGAGAAGATATTGGTGGAAAAC GAGCAGTCGCTGGCATGGTGCTCACCGTGACAGGAATTTCACTCTGCATCACAAGCTCA GTAGCAGCTGTGAGCCCCAGCGCCACCTAA
- the TMEM234 gene encoding transmembrane protein 234 isoform X2 produces the protein MAASLGQVLALVLVAALWGGTQPLLKRASAGLQRIHEPTWARQLLQEMKTLFLNIEYLMPFLLNQCGSLLYYLTLASTDLTLAVPICNSLAIIFTLIVGKALGEDIGGKRAVAGMVLTVTGISLCITSSVSKTQGQPSTL, from the exons ATGGCGGCGTCTCTGG GGCAGGTGCTGGCTCTGGTGCTGGTGGCCGCTCTGTGGGGTGGCACGCAGCCGCTGCTGAAGCGAGCCTCTGCAGGCCTGCAGCGGATTCATGAGCCGACCTGGGCCCGACAGTTGCTACAGGAGATGAAGACCCTCTTCTTGAATATTGAG TACCTGATGCCCTTTCTCCTCAACCAGTGTGGCTCTCTTCTCTATTACCTCACCTTGGCATCGACAG ATCTGACCCTAGCTGTACCCATCTGTAATTCTCTGGCCATCATCTTCACACTGATTGTTGGGAAGGCCCTTGGAGAAGATATTGGTGGAAAAC GAGCAGTCGCTGGCATGGTGCTCACCGTGACAGGAATTTCACTCTGCATCACAAGCTCAGTGAGTAAGACCCAGGGGCAACCGTCTACCCTTTGA